The Halorhabdus rudnickae DNA segment CCCAAGAAAGTAAAACGCCCCGAGCGTCATGACCGTCCCGTAGAGGAGCACGAGGTAGGGACCCCAGCTGTGGGCGTGCCCGCGCCGGACGCGACGGCGGACGTACCGTCGGAGGTCGCCCTCGACATCCTCGCGGTGGACGGTCCGGTCGTCAATCTCCGCTTCAAGGCGGTCGATCTCCGCGCGTAGCTCCCCGATGTCCGCGTCCGTATCATCAGTTCGGCGTTCGCCGTTTCGTGAGTCGGTGACGTCACCCCGTTCGGTAGTCGCCGAGTCCACGCCGGCGTCCGGGGCGTCCGGTCGTTCGGTCCCATCCCTCTCGTCCGGCCCGTCCCCGGCCGTGCCGTCCGTCCCGGTCATTGTCAGTGGTTGGCTCTCTCTGTGATCGCCCTCAAGTTGTAGTTGCCGGTCTCGTCCGGCCAGGGTGGCGTTGACGACCGCCCCCAGCAGGAGGATGCTCGCGCCGAAGTACAGCCAGGTGACGAACAGCAACACACCCCCGACGACGCCGTAGACGTCGAACTGACCCGCGTTGGCGGCGTAGAATCGAAAGAGAACGCTCAACAGCGTCCAGCCGACGGCCGCGGTGATCGCCCCGGGCACGGCTTCGCGAAACTCGACGCGAACGTCGGGAAAGACGACGTACAGCGGGAGCAGAACGATCGACAGCGACAGGATAATCACGATCGTTCCCACCAGGCCAACTAGCACGACGCCCGTCTGGGAGAGGGCAACGGCCCCAGCCACGACTGCGAAGATTGCCACGCCGAGCGCGAAAAGGGCGAGGGCGGCGCTCGCAATCTGCCCGAGGAACGTCGTCTCGTCGTCGGTACCGTAGACTGTCGCGAACGCGAGTGTGAGGCCGCGGAAGACGCGTAACCCGCTCCAGAGCAGTACGCCGACGCCCACGAGGGTCGCCCCGCCTCGGCCGGCCCCGCTCACGAGCGCCTCGCGGAGCAACGCTCGCCCGCTTGGTGAAAGGGCGCCACCGACCGTGGCGACGACCTGTCCTGCCAGCGCGTCGCCGCCGAGGAGCGATCCGACGGCGATGATCAGCAGAACCAGGGGAAATACCGACACGAACGCGTAGTAGGCCGTGGCGGCAGCGAGAAAGGAGAGTCGGGAAGACTGCGCCAGACCGACGATCTCGCGCCCGGTCCCCAGAACTGTCCGTGCGGTCGAAGCCATGCCCGAGTTCCGGGTGCCGGCGACAAAACCGCTTGGCCGGTCGTCGCACGGACAGAACTGCTCGACAGGCCGTCGAAGGAGAGCGCCAATCATCACCACTCTTGACGGCGAGGGACGGTCACGTGTCGATCTCCCGAGGTACCGTCGTCCGTGCCCGGAACGAAAACTGATTAGGTCAGCACACCACAGTGGTGTGCATGGACCAGCGACTGGTCGGCTGGATCCGGCAGATGACCGGTGGGGGGTTCACCGCAGCCGTGCTGTTGATCGCTCTCGGGGTTGTGAGCCAGTCGGCCACGCCCCTCCTCGCGGTGGGCGTCTTCGCCATCGGTGTGGCGGGGATCGCCACCCGCCAGACGCTCCGTGAGTGGATCGACCACCCCGCGTTCGCGACCTATCTGGCGTCGGTCCCGCTGGGACCGTTGCTGGCCGGGGTCGTCTTGGTACTGTTCCTCGGAGCATCGCCCGGCGAACTCCAGACGCTTGGCGGCGTCCTCGGACTGCTGGCGCTCCTCAACCACCTGTTCCGGCCTGTATACGCGTTCGGGAACTACGTCGTCTCGCGACTGGCGAGCGCGTTCGCGTGAGTCGTCTTGCCGTGTCGCTTGACTTCTTCCCTCCTCTGAAGGGGTGAGCTTCTGTAGCGACGCGTCAGGCCGTCGCCTCGCGGATCTCGGGGACATCGGCGTCGGTCTTGAACGTCGTCCCGCCGTAGTGCGTTCGACTGGCTTCGTAGCCCGCCGCCCGTAGCTCCGCAAGGAAGTCCGCCATTGACGCGGCCGAGCGCTCCCAGCGCTTACACAGACGGTGTTGATCGTAGTGCGTCGGCTCGTCGAGTTCTGCCGCCAGCGTCTCCAGCAACTCGCAAGCGTTCTCCGCCGTCCCCATATCGTCGTCGACGTGATCCCCGACTCGATCGAGAAACGCCCTCTCGTGGGTCCGTCCGAGCCACAGGGGGCCGGCCGTCTGGAGGTGTTCGCCACAGTGGGGACAGGCCTCGGGTGGATTGGCAATCAATCCCACTTCCGTCGAGCGATGGAGACAGTGCTGACAGTGGTGGGCGTACCCGAGTTCCCCGATAGCGTCGTCGGCCACCTGTGCGCCGTAGTCGAATTCGAGGTACGTCCGGACGTAGTGGTCGGTGGCGTGGGTGAGGATGGGCTCGGCGGCCACGTCGTAGCGAGCGGCAGTCCGGACCAGCGACCCTAGGAGGATACGGACGCCCATCTCTCCGTGGTACTCGGTGTTGCGCGGGACGGCACTGTACGAGCGCACACCGCTTTGAAAGTGCGCGCCACACAGCGGCGCGAGGTCGGTCGCTGTCACGGCGAGCAGGCGACTCGCACTCTGGATGGCAGCGTCGGCGAAGGGGATCGGCGTCCCGAAAGGGTCCAGATCCACGACATCGAACTGTCTCTCGTGCATGAGGGCGTTTACATCCCGGTGGATCACCTCTCCATCGAGAGCGTTCGCCTCGAGATTGGCCCGACAGCGTTCAACAGCGTCACTATCGACGTCACAGAGCGTCGTGTCGAACCCGTTGGCTGCCGCACGCACGCCGCGGATCCCGGTAGCTGCGGTCGCGTCCAGGTAGGTTTCGACCGGGTGCTCGCCACGGTCGTCGATCCGCTCGCGATACGCCCGGATCGTCGCGATGGTCAGGTCGCGGTTCAGCTCTTGGACGGGATTGAAGAAGACGTCGTCACCGATCCCCTCTCCGGACTGTTCGGGGACCTCAACCGTGACCCGGCCCTCACGTTCGCGCATATCTCCGCTGCGATAGCCGCGAGCAAAAGCCCCTCGCTCTCGGGCTCCCGGACGGAATGACCAGTGAGGGTTGTTGAAAGGTCCTCTCGTCCCCTTTCATATCTTAATACTTTGATTATATAAACGAGTCTGGAAGCGGTCGTTTCAGACGATCACTTCTTCTATAAAAATATCGGGGACGCAAGTACTGTGCCGTCACGGCATCCGCGACGGCCAATATCCGATCGATAGTACGAAATCAGCGATGACGGCGTCTGAATTCACTTTTCACCGGTGTCTCACGAGAATTAATGCGCCAGCCGGTTGTGACGATTCGCCGCTGCCACGCCAGTGACGCCCGTAACAATCTTCTTTAAATATCATTAGGTACCCCGGTCATTTATAAATAAAAGACGCATATAAATAAACGATGTTGCACGATACGACCAGGCGGACGTTCTTGAAGGGGATTGGCGCGACAGCAGCGACTGCGGGTATCATCGGCACAGCAAGCGCATATGAGGATCGCTCCGCGACGCGCTTTGCGCAGTTCAATATCGAGGACCTCCAAACGTCCCAGGTCCAGAAGACCGGAGACGACCAAGCTGGCGCCGCCGCAGAACTCATCCAGGAGATGCGCCCGGACGTCCTGGTAGTCAACGAGTTGACGAACAACATTCAGGAGGGCAAGCGGACAGGCACGACCAACATCCGGGCGTTCATCGATAACTATCTTCGGGAACCCCAGCGGCCTGATCTGGAGCCGATCGCGTTCCCGTACACGTTTCAGCCGCCCGTCAACACTGGCGTACTCCCCGAAAAGGACTACGACTTCAACAAGGATGGATCTGCGGGTGAGGCTCCCGGTGACGCCTATGGCTTCGGGGTCTACCCCGGACAGTACGGGCTGGCTGTTGCGAGCCAGAACCCGATTATGGAGGACGATATCCGGACCTTCCAGACGTTCAAGTGGGCGGATATGCCGGGCAACTTGATGCCGATCAACGACGGTTCGATGAACCTCAACAAGAACGGGCGCTACATTAACCCTGACGAGACGGAGGTGTTCCGTCTCTCCTCGAAGACGCATGCCGACGTCCCGGTTCGGATGGACGGCGAATCCGTTCACATCCTCACTTCACACCCAACGCCGCCTCAGTACGACGGACCGAACAACTTCAACGGTCGTTGGAATCACGACGAAGTCCGCTTCTGGGCCGACTACGTGGCCAACGCCGACTACATCTACGATGACGACGGTACCGAGGGTGGCCTCTGGGACGACCAGTACGTGCTCATGGGCGACCAGAACGCTGCGATATCGACCGCCCGAATCCTGAAACCGGGACAGACCTTCTTCCGCGAAAACGACGACTTCTACACCGGTGAACTCCCGAGTAGTCCGGGTGCCGAGAACCTCGGCAAACCACATGCCACCCGAATTCGTGGGCCCAGGCCGGGTCAGTCCGGTGATGGTGAAACAGTCGTCGCACAGCTAGATCGAGTCCTTCCGTCGCCGTCGCTCTCTTATGAGGACAGTGGTGTCGTGTGGCCCAGACCGGGCGATGATCGTATTGAGACTGTCCGGGCTGCATCCGACCACCGGATGGTCTGGGCGGAGCTCAACAGCTAACCATCCAAGTCGGCCGCCGTCAGCGAACTGTTGTCGCTCCTTCGATCCAACCCGGCTGGTGAGGACGGCGACTAACCCGCTGACTCCGGTCGGGTCCACAACCGTCCGCTGAGATACTGATTCCCCCGTCTTCGCTCCAGCCCCGAGCCGTCGACCGACGACGGCTCGTCTCTCACTATCCTCCCTACTGGCGAGATGAGCGAAGATCATTTATATTGAAATACATATATAAGTGTCTGTTGGCCCTATCGAACTATGGCCCCCTGGCCTGTGGGTCGCGTCGGCGGGTTTCGCACAGAACTGTTTAGGCGCCCGCCGTCCAATCCCGGACAGTGACGGCAGTCGAAAAGTGGCAGGCGGCCCTGTCCGAGGCTGGTGAACTCACCTCCGACGTAGTCGACCGTATCACAACCGTCCACGGATCCCGCGGGGTGCGAGCCATCGAAGCCGTCGGCGAGAACCGCGTTAAAGAGTATCAGGACTTCACGGTAGTCGTCGGCCACAGCGATGAGTACGTCATCGAAGGGGAGGGCTGTACCTGCGAGGACGCCGCCTACAACCTCGATCCCGACGATCCCACGACCCTGTGCTGGCACGTCCTCGCAGTCAAGATCGCTCGCGAGATCGACGCCGTCGACCACCACGACATGTACTACAGCGAGGTCCGGGACTTTCTGTAGCGGATCGCGGCTTGCCCCTTCCCAAACGGTAAATCGTGCAGGTATTTTATTTCCCTTCGTGTTGAATGTGAACGACACACATGGAAATGGGTGATGAGATCGTCGTGTTGCACGTCGACGACGAGCCCGCCATCCGGGAGACGGTCGCGATACTCCTCGAACGCGAGGATCAGCAGTTGACCGTCGACACCGCAGCGAGTGCTGAGACGGCACTGGAGATACTCGACGATTCAGCAGTCGACTGCATCGTCAGCGACTACGAGATGCCGGGGATGGACGGGATCGATTTTCTCGAGGCCGTCCGCGAGATGGACCCGGAACTACCGTTTGTCCTCTATACTGGCAGGGGCTCTGAAGAAATCGCGAGCGAGGCGATCGCCTGCGGTGTGACCGACTACCTCCAGAAGGGTACCGGCTCCAGCCAGTACGCAGTGCTGGCCAACCGGGTGACCAATGCGGTCACCACCTATCACAGTCAGGAACACGCACGCATCATGCAGCGTATTCAGCGGGTGCTACGGGCCGTCAATCAGCGACTGGTGCGCGCCGAGAGTCGTCCGGAGATCGACCGGGGTGTCTGTACAGTGCTCAGCCGCGAGGCGCCCTACCGACTGGTCTGGCTGGGAGAACGCGAGGGCGAGACCGTCCAGCCGCGGGCGAGTGCCGGAGGGGCCGAGGGGTATCTCGATGCGGTGACGGTCAGAACCGACAGCGACGAGCCGACCGCCCGGGCGCTTCGAGATGGGGAACTGACTGCGGTCGAGTCAATCTGCGAGGACGGGACCGGATCGTGGCGTGTCCCGGCCCGCACCCACGGAATCCACGGAATCGCGGCCGCCCCACTGAACTACGATGACCTCTGCTACGGGGTGGTGGGCGTCGCCAGCGAGCGTGCGGAATTTCTGGACGAGCGCGAACGCGACTTGCTGATCGAGGTGGCAGAGGATGTCGCCCACGCGATCCACCGGGCCGAGAGCGAGCGGCGCCTGCGCGAACAGCGGGCGGACCTCCGGGTGTACGAGCGGGCCGTCGAGTCAGCTAGCGACCTGATAGCCGCCATCGACACCGACTACACGCTCGTGTTTGCTAACGAGCGCTACCGCGAGTTTCACGGGATCGACGGATGCGACGTGGGAGCGGTATCGCTGCCGGAGGTCCTGGGTGAGACGTGGGATGCGGAGATGGCTGCTCGCGAGAGACGCGTCTTCGAGGGGGAAATCCTCAGCTACGAGGTGACGCGGGCGGCGCCCGACGGCGAGATACGGACGTTTTCGGTCCGTGACTACCCGTTGCGGGACGAGGAGGGAACGATCCTGGGCGTCGTCGGTTCGATGCGAGACATCACCGGGCGGAAATGCCGGGAGCAGTAGACGACGGTACCAAAGGAGGCCAGGTGTCTCCTTCATAGTCGCCCGCCCTATACCAGCACGTCGACCTCGTACCCACTGCTACGGAGTGCATCGAGCAACGACTCGACGTGTTCGGGGCCACGGGTCTCGATGTCCAGATCGACCACGGTATCGTCCATCGCAATGTCCCGCGAGGCGCGGTCGTGCTCGATCGCGTAGATGTTGCCCCGCTCCCGTGAGATCACCTCGACGAGTTCCTCCAGCGCACCGGGCCGATCCTCGAGGACGGTTCGGATCCGGAGATACCGCCCCGTCTCGATCAACCCGCGCATGATGACCGTCGTCAGCACGTTGAGGTCAATGTTTCCCCCGCTGAGCACGGGCACGACCGTTTCGCCGTCCTCGTACTCGAAGGCCCCTTCCAGCAGTGCAGCGACGGGCACCGCGCCAGCCCCTTCGACGAGCGTCTTGGTGCGTTCGAGCAGCGTCGTCACCGCGACGGCGATCGCCGAGTCCGGGACCGTGACGACTTCGTCGACCCGGTCTCGAATCACGTCAAACGTCTGATCGCCGACTTTCCGCGTTGCGATGCCGTCGGCGATCGTCTCGACGCCCTCGCGCTCGACGATCTCGCCGCGTTCGAGCGACTGGGGGAGACTCGCCGCGCCCTCGGCCTGGACGCCGATCACGCGGACGTCTTCGTTCCACCCCTTCAGCGCCGTGGCGACGCCGCTTATCAGACCGCCGCCGCCGACCGCGACGACCACTGTGTCAACCTCGGGACAGTCCGCGGCGATCTCCAGGCCGAGCGTTCCCTGGCCGGCCATCACGGCCTCGTCGTCGAACGCCGGGACGTAGGTTCGTCCCTCTTGCTCGGCGATCTCGTGAGCGCGCTCGGCCGCAACGTCGTAGTCCTCGCCGTGGAGGACGACACGACCGCCGTAGCTCCGGGTCGCCTTGACCTTCGCGACGGGCGCGCGCTCGGGCATGACGATCGTCGAATCGACTCCCATGCGACTGGCTGCGAGGGCCACGCCCTGGGCGTGGTTGCCGGCACTGGCCGTCACGACGCCGGCCGCCTGCTGGTCGTCGGTGAGCGTCGAGATCCGGTTGGTCGCCCCGCGAATCTTGAACGACCCCGTCCGCTGGACGGTCTCGTACTTGAGGTGGACATCCGCGCTAGTCATCGCAGAGAGGGAGTACGAGCGCTCCAGGGGCGTATGTCTGGCCGTCTCGGTGACGCGGTCGCGAGCGGCCAGGACATCCTCGCGCGTGAGCATGTCGGCAGTTGCGACCGGACGGTGGTAACTTTGCGGGACGACGGCGAACCCTGCCACTGCCGGAACCGACCCCCCACACCTTTGAGACAGGCGCCCCTCCCTATTGTACGTATGACGAGCGACCTGACGAACGAAAGCAGTACCTTCGATATCGGCGGCGAGAAGACCGTCCACCGACTCGGGTTCGGCGCAATGCGGCTTACCGGCGAGGACATCATCGGCCCGCCCGCCGACGAAGACGCGGCCACAGACGTGATCCGCCGCGCGGTCGAGCTCGGTGTGGACTTCATCGACACTGCTGACTCCTACGGGCCGGGCGTCAGCGAGCGATTGCTCGGCAAAGCTCTCACCGAGGACGACGATGTCCTCGTCGCCTCGAAGGCCGGCCTGCTGCGCCACCGCGACGGCGAGTGGACGCCACACGGCGATCCCGAGTACCTCCACAACCAGGTGCTGGCCAGCCTCGATCGACTGCGGACCGATCAGATCGACCTTTATCAGTTCCACCGTCCGGACCCCGATACTGACTTCGAGGAGTCGGTCCAGGCGTTCGCCGAGATGAAAGACGCCGGCCAGATCGAACTCCTCGGCCTCTCGAATGTCACCGTCGAGCAACTCGAAACGGCGATGGACATCGTCGACATTGCGACGGTCCAGAACCGCTACAACGTCGGCAACCGCGACGATGAGGCAGTTCTGGAAGCTTGCGAAGCACACCATGTCGGCTTCATCCCCTGGGGGCCGATGTACACCGTCGACGACGAGGGCGTGGCGGGCGTGCTCGACGACGTCGCCGCGAATCACGACGCGACCCGGCGACAGATCGCACTGGCGTGGCTGCTGGATCACTCCGACGTGACGCTGCCGATCCCTGGCACGTCGAGCGTCGAGCACCTCGAATCGAACGTCGCCGCCACGCAGATCGAGTTGACCGACGAGGATCGGGCTGCGCTGGACGCGATCGATCCCCAGTAGCCGGACGGCGACGGGCGCCGGCCTAGTTGACTAAACTGGCGTATTCGAGTCCGCTGGCGTCGTTGATCCTGATCTGGCTCTCGAGATAGCCCGGATACAGCGTCACGTTCTCGTCGATCGACTTGCCGTCCATCGTCGCCTGTATTCGGTAGGTAGTGTCCGGTCCCCGGAGTGTCGTGATCGTCCGCTCTGCTTCGGCGTTGACCGTGACCGTCTCGTTGAAGAGGACGGCCGATTCGTTCGTGATCGAAACGTGGAGTGTGTGACGCTTGTCGTCGATACTGCTGATGACGACCGGGACGTCGTCTCCATCCGGAACCGTCGTGGGATCGCTCGTCGTCGTAGGCGTCGGCGATGGGGTCTCGGTCGGGGTCGTCGCCGTCGGGCTTGCCGCAGTCGCCGTCGGTGTCGCGGTTTCAGTAACGGTCGGCGTCCGTGTTTCGGCGGGTGCAGGGGTCGCCGTACAGCCCGCCACCGCGACGATGGCGACGACCAGGAGGATGGGGATCGGACGGCTCATATGGCGAGCACTGCTCGTCGAGATGGCATACGTTTTGGGCTGACAGGACGGTTTTCACACCGGCATCGAGACCGACCCGAAACCTACGGGGTAGATGACGACCACTATCACCGAAGCGCCGATCACGAACTCCCTGGCGACCGATTCAGAGGAGGTGCGTCTTCGACCGGATGCCGTCCGTGGACGTGCATGCGACAGGCCTGGGAGGACCCTCTTCGTCGCGGTGGTTCGGCACGCTCTCTCGCCGAGTCTGGCACCGCCCGGCGACCCATCAACGCCGGTCGATCCGGACGAACTCCCGATCGTCGGGACCGACGTAGCGAGCACGGGGACGGATGAGGCGGTTGTCGTCCTGGTATTCGAGCACGTGGGCGACCCAGCCGCCGACGCGACTCATCGCGAAGATGGGCGTATAGAGGTCGATCGGGATCCCCATCTGGTAGTACATCGACGCCGAATAGAAGTCGACGTTCGGGGCGATGCCAGTCTCCTTTTTCATGAACTCCTCGATGGCGCGGCTGTAGGAGTACCACTTGAACTCGTCGGCAGCCTTGCCAAGCGCCTTGGACTTCGCGCCGAGGATCTTCGCGCGTGGGTCCTTGACGTTGTAGACGCGGTGGCCGAACCCGGGAATGCGCTCACCGGACTCGAGGGCGTCTCGAGCCCACTCGACGGCGGTGAGATCGCTCTCGTCGATCTCCAGCAAGGTGCGCATTACGTTCTGGTTCGCGCCGCCGTGGAGATCCCCTTTCAGCGCGCCGATGGCGCTGGTGACCGAACTGTGCAGATCAGACAGCGTCGAAGCCGTGACCATTGCCGCGAACGTCGAGGCGTTGATACCGTGGTCGGCGTGAACGACTAGGGCCATGTCGAAGACGTCCGCGAGGGTCTCTTCGGGAACCTCGCCGTTGAGCATGTACAGGAAGTTCTCGGCGTGGGCGAGGTCGGAGCGCGGCTCGATCGGTTCCTCGCCGTCCCGGATGCGCTTGTAGGCAGCGACGATCGTCGGCATCTTCGCCGTCACTCGCCGCCCTTTCCGCCGGACTATCTCGCCGTCGCCGGCCTCTCCCGTCGAATCGTCTGGGTCGTAGGCCGACAGCATCGAGACGGCAGTCCGGAGTGCGGCCATCGGGTTCTCTTCGGCCGCGGCCAGTTCCCGGACGGTCGAGAGTACCGCGTCGGTGAGTTCGCGTTCGCTTGCCATCCGCTCGCTGAAGGTCTCGAGTTCCGCCGTCGTCGGGAGGTGCCCCTCCCAGAGGAGATACAGCACTTCCTCGAAACTGGCGTTCCTGGCGAGGTCCTCGATCGCGTACCCCCGGTAGACGAGCCGCCCCGCGTCGCCGTCGATGTCGCTCAACGACGACTCGCCGACGAGTACACCTTCCAGTCCCTTCTGGAGCTGCTCAGACATACCGTAAACTCCAGTCCGTCGGGGAAAAATATTATCGTTCCCGGCGTCTCTGCCGCGGTCGTTCTCTTCAAGCGGTCTTCGTTAGCCGTTTTAGGCCGATAGACGGCCACGGTTGACCATCCGTCCAGTCCGGGTCGTCTCACAGTCATGGCATAAACGACCCGTGTCAACTGCCGGGCAACGCTTTTGACCCGCGGCGATGAAGCCGGAACCGATGGTCGCAGGCGAGGACGTCAGCTACGAGCCGGTCAGCGTCAAAGACGTGCTGGCCGAGATGAAAGACACCGCCGAGTTGTTGATCGACTTGTCGTACTCGGCGGTGCTGTTGAGCAGCGACGAGATCGCAGAGGAGGTCCTCGTTCTGGAGGAACGCATGGACGTTCTCCATCTCCAGGCCCGTATGAGCCTGCTGATGGCCGCCCGCAATCCGGAGGACGCCGAGGCGCTGGCGCCGGTCCTGGGGATGGTCGGGGCGGCGGAGAAGATCTCCGACGCGGCAGGCGACATCGCCAAGGTCGTCCTCGAGGACATCGGCCTTCCATCCGCGATGCGAGCGACGCTCCCGGAGGCCATCGAGACCCTCGTCAGGACCACCGTCGGGCCGGACTCGGCGTACGCCGGGGAGACGCTCGGCGACCTCAACCTCGAGACCGCGACGGGAGTTCGAATCATTGCGATCCGGCGGGCTGGCGAGTGGCTTCTCAACCCG contains these protein-coding regions:
- a CDS encoding twin-arginine translocation signal domain-containing protein translates to MLHDTTRRTFLKGIGATAATAGIIGTASAYEDRSATRFAQFNIEDLQTSQVQKTGDDQAGAAAELIQEMRPDVLVVNELTNNIQEGKRTGTTNIRAFIDNYLREPQRPDLEPIAFPYTFQPPVNTGVLPEKDYDFNKDGSAGEAPGDAYGFGVYPGQYGLAVASQNPIMEDDIRTFQTFKWADMPGNLMPINDGSMNLNKNGRYINPDETEVFRLSSKTHADVPVRMDGESVHILTSHPTPPQYDGPNNFNGRWNHDEVRFWADYVANADYIYDDDGTEGGLWDDQYVLMGDQNAAISTARILKPGQTFFRENDDFYTGELPSSPGAENLGKPHATRIRGPRPGQSGDGETVVAQLDRVLPSPSLSYEDSGVVWPRPGDDRIETVRAASDHRMVWAELNS
- the citZ gene encoding citrate synthase, with amino-acid sequence MSEQLQKGLEGVLVGESSLSDIDGDAGRLVYRGYAIEDLARNASFEEVLYLLWEGHLPTTAELETFSERMASERELTDAVLSTVRELAAAEENPMAALRTAVSMLSAYDPDDSTGEAGDGEIVRRKGRRVTAKMPTIVAAYKRIRDGEEPIEPRSDLAHAENFLYMLNGEVPEETLADVFDMALVVHADHGINASTFAAMVTASTLSDLHSSVTSAIGALKGDLHGGANQNVMRTLLEIDESDLTAVEWARDALESGERIPGFGHRVYNVKDPRAKILGAKSKALGKAADEFKWYSYSRAIEEFMKKETGIAPNVDFYSASMYYQMGIPIDLYTPIFAMSRVGGWVAHVLEYQDDNRLIRPRARYVGPDDREFVRIDRR
- a CDS encoding tRNA (guanine(26)-N(2))-dimethyltransferase, translating into MREREGRVTVEVPEQSGEGIGDDVFFNPVQELNRDLTIATIRAYRERIDDRGEHPVETYLDATAATGIRGVRAAANGFDTTLCDVDSDAVERCRANLEANALDGEVIHRDVNALMHERQFDVVDLDPFGTPIPFADAAIQSASRLLAVTATDLAPLCGAHFQSGVRSYSAVPRNTEYHGEMGVRILLGSLVRTAARYDVAAEPILTHATDHYVRTYLEFDYGAQVADDAIGELGYAHHCQHCLHRSTEVGLIANPPEACPHCGEHLQTAGPLWLGRTHERAFLDRVGDHVDDDMGTAENACELLETLAAELDEPTHYDQHRLCKRWERSAASMADFLAELRAAGYEASRTHYGGTTFKTDADVPEIREATA
- a CDS encoding YhjD/YihY/BrkB family envelope integrity protein; protein product: MASTARTVLGTGREIVGLAQSSRLSFLAAATAYYAFVSVFPLVLLIIAVGSLLGGDALAGQVVATVGGALSPSGRALLREALVSGAGRGGATLVGVGVLLWSGLRVFRGLTLAFATVYGTDDETTFLGQIASAALALFALGVAIFAVVAGAVALSQTGVVLVGLVGTIVIILSLSIVLLPLYVVFPDVRVEFREAVPGAITAAVGWTLLSVLFRFYAANAGQFDVYGVVGGVLLFVTWLYFGASILLLGAVVNATLAGRDRQLQLEGDHRESQPLTMTGTDGTAGDGPDERDGTERPDAPDAGVDSATTERGDVTDSRNGERRTDDTDADIGELRAEIDRLEAEIDDRTVHREDVEGDLRRYVRRRVRRGHAHSWGPYLVLLYGTVMTLGAFYFLGGGWAVLAMLVIWLSTLGLYALMVVVGVTVKLVGAPGRALDRLRDWRS
- the ilvA gene encoding threonine ammonia-lyase, with translation MLTREDVLAARDRVTETARHTPLERSYSLSAMTSADVHLKYETVQRTGSFKIRGATNRISTLTDDQQAAGVVTASAGNHAQGVALAASRMGVDSTIVMPERAPVAKVKATRSYGGRVVLHGEDYDVAAERAHEIAEQEGRTYVPAFDDEAVMAGQGTLGLEIAADCPEVDTVVVAVGGGGLISGVATALKGWNEDVRVIGVQAEGAASLPQSLERGEIVEREGVETIADGIATRKVGDQTFDVIRDRVDEVVTVPDSAIAVAVTTLLERTKTLVEGAGAVPVAALLEGAFEYEDGETVVPVLSGGNIDLNVLTTVIMRGLIETGRYLRIRTVLEDRPGALEELVEVISRERGNIYAIEHDRASRDIAMDDTVVDLDIETRGPEHVESLLDALRSSGYEVDVLV
- a CDS encoding response regulator; translation: MEMGDEIVVLHVDDEPAIRETVAILLEREDQQLTVDTAASAETALEILDDSAVDCIVSDYEMPGMDGIDFLEAVREMDPELPFVLYTGRGSEEIASEAIACGVTDYLQKGTGSSQYAVLANRVTNAVTTYHSQEHARIMQRIQRVLRAVNQRLVRAESRPEIDRGVCTVLSREAPYRLVWLGEREGETVQPRASAGGAEGYLDAVTVRTDSDEPTARALRDGELTAVESICEDGTGSWRVPARTHGIHGIAAAPLNYDDLCYGVVGVASERAEFLDERERDLLIEVAEDVAHAIHRAESERRLREQRADLRVYERAVESASDLIAAIDTDYTLVFANERYREFHGIDGCDVGAVSLPEVLGETWDAEMAARERRVFEGEILSYEVTRAAPDGEIRTFSVRDYPLRDEEGTILGVVGSMRDITGRKCREQ
- a CDS encoding aldo/keto reductase, which encodes MTSDLTNESSTFDIGGEKTVHRLGFGAMRLTGEDIIGPPADEDAATDVIRRAVELGVDFIDTADSYGPGVSERLLGKALTEDDDVLVASKAGLLRHRDGEWTPHGDPEYLHNQVLASLDRLRTDQIDLYQFHRPDPDTDFEESVQAFAEMKDAGQIELLGLSNVTVEQLETAMDIVDIATVQNRYNVGNRDDEAVLEACEAHHVGFIPWGPMYTVDDEGVAGVLDDVAANHDATRRQIALAWLLDHSDVTLPIPGTSSVEHLESNVAATQIELTDEDRAALDAIDPQ